In Rubripirellula amarantea, a single genomic region encodes these proteins:
- a CDS encoding transporter codes for MPIRLAALIVLALNVASQADDHMRSRADKHAPAALMGDHIHDPGEWMVEYKYMNMYMDGNRAGSHRLSDAESVAFGASSDPVTNRGASPTAMTHEMHMLHLMRGITEDITLYTMIMMPSITMDHIRGPMNPAGPGTSFTTHNSGFGDLTIGALLRLYTDVDDDVIFNLGASLPTGDIFRTTSEPTGGAVEQPLPYPMRLGSGTFNARPGITWKHYYQFGSFGTQFQTNLPVGRNYRDYSIGDEFRLNAWYSHLITHNLSTSVRLENLWLTNYDGEDPQSTDALISTNVESFRGGYSLNLGLGIAALVSGHLLNVEFVPTLYQDLDGIQLETDWSIAASWSKSF; via the coding sequence ATGCCAATTAGACTAGCTGCGCTGATAGTGCTGGCGCTTAATGTCGCCAGCCAAGCCGACGACCATATGCGTTCGCGCGCTGACAAACATGCTCCGGCCGCGCTGATGGGCGACCACATCCATGATCCCGGTGAATGGATGGTTGAATACAAGTACATGAACATGTACATGGACGGGAATCGTGCTGGTTCGCATCGTCTAAGTGACGCCGAATCGGTCGCATTCGGTGCGTCCAGCGATCCGGTTACCAACCGAGGTGCGTCACCCACCGCGATGACACATGAAATGCACATGCTTCATCTCATGCGAGGAATAACCGAAGACATCACTTTGTACACGATGATCATGATGCCTAGCATTACCATGGATCACATACGCGGTCCAATGAATCCGGCGGGTCCTGGCACATCGTTTACAACGCACAATAGTGGGTTTGGAGACTTAACGATCGGTGCGCTACTTCGACTCTACACGGACGTTGACGATGACGTGATCTTTAATCTCGGTGCATCACTACCCACTGGTGACATCTTTAGAACCACGTCTGAACCAACCGGTGGTGCTGTTGAACAGCCGTTGCCGTACCCGATGCGTTTGGGCTCGGGAACATTCAATGCTCGTCCTGGAATCACCTGGAAGCACTACTATCAGTTTGGCTCGTTTGGCACCCAGTTTCAAACGAACTTGCCGGTCGGTCGCAACTATCGCGACTATTCCATTGGCGACGAATTTCGACTGAATGCTTGGTACAGCCATCTGATCACACACAATCTCTCCACAAGCGTTCGACTAGAAAATCTCTGGCTTACCAACTATGACGGCGAAGACCCACAATCGACTGATGCACTCATTAGCACGAACGTCGAGAGCTTTCGGGGTGGATACTCACTGAATCTTGGATTGGGCATCGCAGCACTAGTCAGTGGACATCTGCTTAACGTCGAATTTGTGCCGACTTTGTATCAGGACCTTGACGGCATTCAGCTTGAAACGGATTGGTCCATTGCAGCAAGTTGGTCAAAGAGCTTTTAG
- the rnk gene encoding nucleoside diphosphate kinase regulator has protein sequence MTKKKTITVTSEDRERLERLFVSSLAAAFLDKPYLNDLRQELEQANVVGRGEVPADVVTMNSTVVIKDMKSKETETFTLVYPDEANIADGRLSILAPLGIAILGYRVGDTIRWKIPNGEGRWRVERIVYQPEREGIPA, from the coding sequence ATGACAAAAAAGAAGACGATTACTGTTACGAGCGAAGATCGTGAGCGTCTCGAACGACTTTTCGTCAGTTCGCTTGCTGCTGCTTTCTTGGACAAACCTTACCTGAATGATTTGAGGCAGGAACTAGAACAAGCCAACGTAGTGGGTCGAGGGGAAGTTCCTGCTGATGTTGTCACGATGAATTCGACGGTTGTCATCAAAGACATGAAAAGCAAAGAAACGGAGACGTTCACGCTGGTGTATCCAGATGAAGCAAACATCGCTGACGGAAGATTGTCGATCTTGGCTCCCTTGGGAATCGCGATTCTCGGCTATCGCGTTGGGGACACGATTCGTTGGAAGATTCCCAACGGTGAAGGTCGTTGGCGAGTTGAACGAATTGTCTATCAGCCTGAACGAGAAGGGATTCCCGCCTAG
- a CDS encoding dihydrolipoyl dehydrogenase family protein, producing the protein MAVQHFDVVVLGTGPSGGTVAKKSAKAGHRVAIVEAREFGGTCALRGCNPKKVFTNAGSLVNGVRSASGKLIAEANVEIDWSLLQSFKRTFTEPVVKESEASFREAGIATFHGAAKFTGSTHLEVGQEKLTADRILIATGAMPAPLEFSGSEHAILSDEFLDLSELPGELLFIGGGYVSMEFAHVVARTGRRVIVVERGKSVLSGFDPDLVAMLVEYSKSQGLEFHTDCEVNQIDKLSDGAFRVSLDNGDVMDVGLVVHGAGRVPNISSLNLGRADIDHDRDGIKVDKYMRSTSNPNVFATGDCAASDMPRLTPVANEEARIVSKNLQSGNLQAIPDYGPVAKVAFTTPSIASVGLSEEQAEKSSADVNVRFDDTSTWGSVRKLGTMVAGYKVIIDKESDLIVGAHLLGPASQETINLFALAMKHGLTATDMKSTLFAFPTFASDVRRML; encoded by the coding sequence ATGGCTGTACAACATTTCGATGTAGTAGTCCTAGGTACGGGGCCATCCGGCGGAACGGTTGCCAAAAAAAGTGCCAAGGCTGGACATCGCGTGGCTATCGTTGAAGCACGTGAGTTTGGTGGCACGTGCGCATTGCGAGGTTGCAATCCCAAAAAGGTATTTACAAATGCCGGATCACTCGTCAATGGAGTCCGAAGCGCGAGTGGGAAGTTGATCGCGGAAGCGAACGTTGAAATTGACTGGTCATTGCTGCAGTCATTCAAGCGTACCTTTACCGAACCTGTCGTCAAAGAAAGCGAAGCTTCATTTCGTGAAGCGGGTATAGCGACGTTTCATGGCGCAGCAAAGTTCACAGGATCTACCCATTTAGAGGTGGGTCAAGAAAAGCTGACTGCAGATCGCATCCTAATTGCAACTGGAGCGATGCCGGCACCGCTGGAATTTTCAGGTAGCGAACATGCCATTCTTAGCGACGAATTTTTGGATCTGTCCGAGCTTCCGGGCGAACTGCTCTTCATTGGAGGAGGATACGTGTCCATGGAGTTCGCGCACGTTGTCGCTCGCACCGGCCGCCGAGTCATCGTGGTGGAACGCGGTAAATCTGTTCTTTCCGGTTTCGACCCCGACCTCGTCGCTATGCTTGTGGAGTACTCCAAATCGCAAGGTCTTGAATTTCACACAGATTGTGAAGTGAACCAGATCGATAAGCTTTCCGACGGGGCGTTTCGTGTTTCTTTAGACAATGGCGATGTTATGGACGTGGGGCTTGTTGTTCACGGTGCTGGTCGGGTGCCAAACATTTCAAGTCTGAATCTAGGGCGCGCCGATATTGATCATGACCGGGACGGGATCAAGGTAGACAAGTACATGCGCAGCACGTCTAACCCGAATGTGTTTGCTACTGGCGATTGCGCCGCCAGCGACATGCCGCGGTTGACTCCGGTGGCCAACGAAGAAGCTCGCATCGTATCGAAGAATCTGCAATCAGGTAATCTGCAAGCGATTCCCGATTACGGCCCGGTTGCCAAGGTTGCCTTTACCACACCTTCGATTGCATCCGTTGGGTTGTCGGAAGAACAAGCCGAGAAAAGCTCGGCCGATGTCAATGTACGCTTTGACGATACATCGACCTGGGGATCCGTCCGCAAACTGGGGACGATGGTCGCGGGGTACAAAGTGATCATCGACAAAGAAAGTGATCTCATTGTCGGAGCACATTTACTTGGGCCTGCGTCGCAGGAGACGATCAACCTGTTTGCACTGGCAATGAAACACGGACTTACCGCAACGGATATGAAATCAACATTGTTCGCTTTCCCTACATTCGCGTCGGATGTTCGGCGAATGTTGTAG
- a CDS encoding carboxymuconolactone decarboxylase family protein, with protein MSYVDPLQLDEAPEDSKPLLKSIEKKFGQSLNLFSTLAHQPDVLGGVTQINDGLQNDLPAKFRELAYYKASQLNSCDYCSHYHRQAALKAGLSEEQLDSMNADALDLFDEQERAVLQYADQLTQTANVDSNVVEKVKTFLDDRQLVTLAAAVALANFTNRVNHGLAIELP; from the coding sequence ATGTCATACGTAGATCCGCTTCAACTCGATGAAGCTCCCGAAGACTCAAAACCGTTGCTCAAGTCCATCGAAAAGAAGTTCGGCCAGTCACTCAATTTATTCAGCACCTTGGCTCATCAACCGGATGTACTTGGCGGTGTAACTCAGATCAACGATGGGTTGCAAAACGACCTGCCTGCAAAGTTTAGAGAGCTCGCCTACTACAAAGCGTCTCAACTGAATTCGTGTGACTATTGCTCGCACTATCACCGTCAAGCTGCTTTGAAAGCCGGCTTATCGGAAGAACAGTTGGACTCGATGAACGCGGACGCGCTCGACCTGTTCGATGAACAAGAACGGGCTGTCCTGCAGTACGCTGATCAATTAACTCAGACTGCAAATGTCGATTCGAACGTCGTGGAAAAAGTCAAAACGTTTCTCGATGATCGACAACTCGTCACACTCGCGGCGGCGGTAGCGCTTGCGAACTTCACCAATCGCGTGAATCACGGTTTAGCGATCGAGCTGCCCTAA
- a CDS encoding two-component system sensor histidine kinase NtrB has protein sequence MKQTQSTDCANPLNNSEPMPKQESMKSEEIDPEYFRAIAECTYDWESWHGSNGKLLWVNSAVERFTGYTAEECLKMEDYPYRVIDESDHARMAEYVEQMASGSSGNNIEFKVLHRDGSHRWVAVSWRPMTDANGRSLGYRTSVRDIADRRALREQLRLHNEHLEQLVQERTARVAELEKHRSKMQQLAALGELAAGVAHEINNPLAGIRNALLLIRRHLPAEVRHFEKFELIDREIDRISGITHQMYQLYRPSQQTATRFSICQTIEEVIALSQPLSRKTGVKVITAFEKLKADQDLSGSEVVLREGELKQVLLNLIHNAMQASKPGQLVSVAIETRKNHVLVDVSDEGHGIAAEHLDQIFDPFFSTKTETVGQGMGLGLSVSRSIIEAMSGSVKVTSEVGKGTRFTVTLPRRLA, from the coding sequence ATGAAACAGACCCAATCCACCGACTGTGCGAACCCTTTGAACAATTCCGAGCCGATGCCAAAGCAGGAGTCCATGAAATCCGAAGAGATCGACCCCGAGTACTTTCGTGCGATCGCGGAGTGTACTTACGACTGGGAAAGCTGGCACGGAAGCAACGGCAAACTACTTTGGGTGAACTCGGCGGTCGAACGGTTCACTGGCTACACAGCAGAAGAGTGCTTGAAGATGGAAGATTACCCGTACCGGGTGATAGATGAATCGGACCATGCACGGATGGCTGAGTATGTGGAGCAAATGGCTAGCGGCAGCTCCGGGAACAATATCGAGTTTAAAGTATTGCATCGCGATGGATCACATCGATGGGTCGCGGTTTCCTGGCGTCCGATGACGGACGCGAACGGCCGTTCGCTAGGTTATCGGACTAGCGTTCGCGACATCGCCGATCGTCGCGCATTACGTGAGCAATTGCGATTGCACAATGAACACTTGGAACAGTTGGTTCAGGAACGAACGGCACGTGTCGCCGAATTAGAGAAGCATCGGTCAAAGATGCAACAGCTTGCGGCGCTCGGTGAATTGGCGGCCGGTGTCGCCCACGAAATCAATAATCCCTTGGCTGGAATTCGCAACGCATTGCTGTTGATTAGGCGTCACCTGCCTGCTGAAGTACGGCATTTCGAAAAATTCGAACTCATCGATCGTGAAATTGATCGTATCAGTGGAATCACTCACCAGATGTACCAGCTCTATCGGCCCAGCCAGCAGACTGCGACGCGATTTTCGATTTGTCAAACGATTGAAGAGGTCATCGCCCTTTCCCAACCTCTATCTCGCAAAACGGGGGTAAAAGTGATAACGGCGTTTGAGAAGTTAAAAGCGGACCAGGATTTGAGCGGAAGCGAAGTAGTATTGAGAGAGGGCGAGTTAAAGCAAGTTTTGTTGAACTTGATTCACAATGCGATGCAGGCGTCCAAGCCAGGGCAACTGGTGAGCGTCGCAATCGAGACAAGAAAGAATCATGTCCTCGTCGACGTTTCTGACGAAGGGCACGGGATTGCCGCCGAACATTTAGACCAGATTTTCGATCCCTTCTTTAGCACCAAGACTGAAACAGTGGGTCAGGGCATGGGGTTAGGGCTGTCTGTATCACGCAGCATCATCGAGGCGATGAGCGGATCGGTGAAGGTGACAAGTGAAGTTGGAAAAGGCACCCGGTTCACAGTGACACTGCCGAGACGATTAGCGTGA
- a CDS encoding sigma-54-dependent transcriptional regulator: MNKLSDNARPHRILIADDEPLYRNTTAELLRDEGFDCVCVEDASDAVEVLRGHSFDLILTDLNMPGNLKLELLKEGRTKYSHIPMIVVTGVPSIPSAIESVRLGIADYLLKPVKFDELLTAIERAIERPVAASTEATTAAKPSQSQNRFPEIIGQSDPMLRLMDIVDRVAASNTNVLLTGESGTGKEVIAKVIHDNGPRSNNAFQVIDCTAIPESLFESVLFGHVKGSFTGAASDQQGLLRYCDHGTAFLDELGELPATSQAKLLRAVQEQTFTPLGDSKAVKVDTRFICATNRDLQAEVDAGRFRQDLFYRLAVIHIELAPLRERGDDVLLLANHFLQRLRPKDSPVIGFSEETLDCFRRYHWPGNIRELRNVIERTLTLARGAEIEVGDLPSQLRNYDRRSHAELDISEISRDEALDSADRTYLTALLKKHGGVIASAARQAGLSRQGLNKLLKRHDINASDFR; encoded by the coding sequence ATGAACAAGCTATCCGACAACGCTCGTCCTCATCGCATTCTCATTGCAGATGACGAGCCTCTGTATCGAAACACAACTGCTGAACTACTTCGCGATGAGGGGTTTGATTGCGTTTGTGTTGAGGATGCTTCCGATGCCGTTGAAGTGCTTCGCGGCCACTCGTTCGATCTGATTCTTACCGACTTGAACATGCCCGGGAACTTGAAGCTCGAACTGTTAAAGGAAGGCCGTACGAAGTATTCGCACATTCCGATGATCGTGGTCACCGGGGTTCCGTCCATCCCCAGTGCGATCGAAAGCGTTCGGCTTGGAATTGCTGACTACTTGCTTAAGCCCGTCAAGTTTGACGAACTACTCACGGCGATCGAGCGCGCCATCGAAAGACCTGTGGCGGCATCTACAGAGGCTACGACGGCGGCCAAGCCTAGCCAATCTCAGAATCGGTTTCCCGAGATCATTGGGCAAAGTGATCCCATGCTTCGGTTGATGGACATTGTCGATCGGGTAGCCGCAAGCAACACCAACGTTCTGCTCACCGGAGAAAGCGGTACCGGAAAGGAAGTGATTGCCAAGGTCATTCATGACAATGGGCCAAGATCTAATAATGCATTTCAGGTTATCGATTGCACCGCGATTCCTGAATCACTATTTGAGTCTGTGCTGTTTGGGCATGTGAAGGGATCCTTTACCGGTGCGGCGAGTGATCAACAAGGTCTGCTGCGTTATTGTGATCACGGCACCGCTTTCCTAGACGAATTGGGTGAATTGCCAGCTACGTCCCAAGCAAAGCTATTGCGTGCGGTCCAGGAGCAAACTTTCACACCGTTGGGGGACAGCAAAGCCGTCAAGGTAGACACTCGCTTCATTTGCGCAACGAATCGCGACCTGCAGGCGGAAGTAGATGCCGGACGCTTTCGCCAGGACTTGTTTTACCGCTTGGCGGTGATTCACATCGAGCTCGCACCGCTGCGCGAACGAGGTGACGACGTGTTGTTATTGGCGAATCACTTTCTTCAACGACTGCGTCCCAAGGACTCGCCCGTCATTGGATTTTCAGAGGAAACCTTGGATTGCTTTCGGCGATACCACTGGCCCGGAAACATTCGTGAGCTGCGAAATGTAATCGAGCGAACGCTTACGCTGGCACGCGGAGCCGAGATCGAAGTGGGAGATTTGCCTTCGCAACTGCGTAATTATGACCGTCGATCACATGCTGAGTTGGACATTTCAGAGATCTCTAGAGACGAGGCACTCGACAGCGCCGATCGAACCTATCTCACGGCGCTATTGAAGAAACATGGCGGCGTCATCGCGAGCGCTGCACGTCAAGCCGGACTGTCGCGTCAGGGGCTAAACAAATTACTGAAACGCCACGATATCAATGCCAGCGACTTTCGCTAA
- the nhaA gene encoding Na+/H+ antiporter NhaA: protein MLVACTLVALFAANSSHAASYLAFWHTDITLGFGSFVFHHSLHHVINDGLMAIFFFVIGLEVKRELAHGSLSSWKLASLPIAAAIGGMVVPAAIYLTLQYGQPGMRGWGIPMATDIAFVIGCLALLGPRVPHSLRVLLLSLAIVDDIGAILVIAIGYTSSLDYGYLLLAVLCIVTVQVLSRIGVRSFPPYVIVGAVAWLMLHESGIHATLIGVILGLQTPARAVLLPERFREYLNRKKEDFEDKRWALHRHRIGAVHEVQRLTRELVSPLEYLEITLHPWTAFVIMPLFALANAGVVIELSNLGDSVAIAVVLGLVIGKPLGILLFSWIVVRLGWAKLPDSIGWPILVGGSCLAGIGFTMALFIDGLAFGADGLDTAKTGVLVGSAASGLLGMGLLIWTLPRVQVSE from the coding sequence GTGTTGGTTGCGTGCACGCTTGTGGCTTTGTTCGCTGCGAACTCTTCTCACGCAGCTAGCTATCTCGCATTTTGGCACACTGACATTACGCTTGGATTTGGAAGCTTTGTCTTTCATCATTCATTGCATCACGTCATCAACGATGGATTGATGGCTATCTTCTTTTTCGTTATCGGATTAGAAGTGAAACGCGAACTGGCTCATGGGTCGCTTTCAAGTTGGAAGCTAGCTTCGCTGCCGATCGCAGCGGCAATCGGTGGCATGGTCGTACCGGCGGCAATCTATTTGACGTTGCAGTATGGCCAACCTGGAATGCGTGGCTGGGGCATCCCAATGGCGACCGATATCGCATTCGTAATCGGATGCTTGGCGCTATTGGGGCCACGCGTCCCCCATTCCCTGCGAGTGTTGCTCTTGTCACTGGCGATTGTTGACGACATCGGGGCAATTCTAGTCATCGCGATCGGGTACACCAGTTCGCTCGACTATGGGTACTTACTCTTAGCAGTTCTGTGCATCGTGACCGTACAGGTGCTATCCCGAATTGGTGTTCGGAGTTTTCCGCCGTATGTGATTGTTGGCGCGGTCGCTTGGCTGATGCTGCATGAGTCCGGGATTCACGCGACATTGATCGGTGTCATTCTTGGTCTGCAGACACCTGCTCGTGCAGTTTTGTTGCCTGAACGATTTCGCGAGTATCTCAATCGAAAGAAGGAGGACTTCGAGGACAAGCGATGGGCGTTGCATCGCCATCGCATTGGTGCAGTCCATGAAGTTCAACGGCTTACACGCGAACTGGTGTCACCGCTTGAATACCTCGAAATTACACTCCATCCTTGGACGGCTTTTGTCATCATGCCGTTGTTCGCTCTGGCCAATGCGGGAGTAGTGATCGAGCTGTCGAATTTGGGTGATTCCGTTGCGATTGCGGTCGTACTAGGCCTTGTGATTGGCAAACCGCTGGGAATCTTGTTGTTCAGTTGGATAGTGGTGCGACTGGGTTGGGCGAAACTTCCGGATTCCATCGGCTGGCCAATTCTTGTGGGCGGCAGTTGCCTCGCGGGGATTGGATTCACGATGGCGTTGTTCATTGATGGGCTTGCCTTCGGTGCAGATGGTCTTGATACGGCGAAAACCGGAGTCTTAGTAGGTTCCGCTGCCAGCGGTCTGCTTGGCATGGGGTTGCTGATTTGGACGCTGCCGCGAGTGCAAGTGAGCGAATGA
- a CDS encoding sulfatase family protein, producing MPNFIKTMNAGRKFSALVALVLVGISLSNLKDSNAEESPHANDEAMNVLLLYADDWRHDTLGVAGNPVVKTPTLDALAHQGVRFTHNCVTTSICGISRASLFTGQWMSRHGNRSFKPWQTPWEESFPGLLRQNGYYVGHVGKWHNGSIPANEFDFSRSYYGRHWINQPDGTKIHVTRKNEVDAMDFLRERPRDKPFCLTVAFFATHAEDSSPLQFLPQPESMQLYEDITIPVAENATQASFERLPDFVGNEKNEGRNRWHWRFDTPEKYQSMMKNYYRLATEVDTTCGNILAELKKQGLDQNTLVIFTTDNGYYHAEHGLADKWYPHQESIRVPLIVRDPRMSKNTAGQTNDEFTLNVDLAPTILAATGIDAPENMQGQDLSPLYLLKDKPEWRTEFFYEHPMLNSTDFIPASEALVRKNWKYFYWPEFDREQLFDLSADPMEENDLAANAQYQTKLAEMRGRFAELKAAAK from the coding sequence ATGCCTAACTTTATTAAAACCATGAATGCCGGTCGCAAGTTTTCCGCGTTGGTTGCTCTCGTGCTCGTCGGGATTTCGCTATCAAACCTCAAAGACTCCAATGCGGAAGAGTCTCCCCACGCCAACGACGAAGCAATGAACGTTTTGCTCTTGTACGCTGACGATTGGCGACATGACACGTTAGGAGTTGCCGGAAACCCCGTTGTGAAAACACCGACTTTGGATGCGCTTGCCCATCAAGGTGTTCGGTTCACTCATAACTGTGTCACAACATCGATTTGCGGGATCAGTCGGGCGAGTTTGTTCACGGGGCAATGGATGTCACGACACGGAAATCGCTCATTCAAACCATGGCAAACTCCCTGGGAGGAATCGTTTCCGGGTCTGTTACGACAAAATGGCTATTACGTAGGCCATGTTGGCAAGTGGCACAACGGTTCGATTCCAGCGAACGAGTTCGATTTTAGCCGGTCGTATTATGGTAGGCATTGGATCAACCAACCCGATGGGACCAAAATCCATGTGACCCGCAAGAATGAAGTTGATGCGATGGACTTCTTGCGTGAACGACCTCGTGACAAACCGTTCTGTCTGACTGTTGCATTCTTCGCTACTCATGCCGAGGATTCCAGTCCGCTTCAGTTTCTGCCTCAGCCCGAAAGCATGCAACTCTACGAAGACATCACGATTCCGGTTGCAGAAAATGCAACCCAAGCATCTTTTGAACGGCTACCTGATTTTGTCGGGAACGAGAAGAATGAAGGTCGCAATCGCTGGCACTGGCGATTCGATACGCCGGAGAAGTATCAATCGATGATGAAGAACTACTATCGCTTGGCAACGGAAGTCGACACGACTTGTGGAAACATTCTTGCCGAGCTCAAGAAGCAGGGATTGGATCAAAATACATTAGTGATTTTCACCACCGATAACGGCTACTACCATGCTGAACACGGACTCGCGGACAAATGGTACCCGCATCAAGAAAGCATTCGAGTGCCGCTGATCGTTCGCGACCCGCGCATGTCAAAGAATACCGCTGGGCAAACCAACGATGAATTCACGTTGAATGTGGATCTTGCCCCCACCATTTTGGCAGCCACCGGTATCGACGCTCCCGAGAACATGCAAGGGCAAGACCTGAGCCCACTGTACTTGTTGAAGGACAAACCGGAGTGGCGGACGGAGTTTTTCTACGAACATCCGATGCTGAACAGTACGGATTTTATTCCCGCATCCGAAGCCCTGGTGCGAAAGAACTGGAAGTACTTTTACTGGCCTGAATTTGATCGCGAGCAACTCTTTGATCTGAGTGCCGATCCCATGGAAGAGAATGATCTTGCTGCGAACGCCCAATATCAAACCAAGTTAGCTGAGATGCGTGGACGATTTGCTGAATTGAAAGCTGCCGCAAAGTAG
- a CDS encoding NAD(P)H-dependent flavin oxidoreductase, with protein sequence MAKFSDLFTPLCERLGCRFPILQAGMGGVARAELAAAVSQAGAFGCLGMVRESPEKIRQQVHQVRSLTDQPFAVNLIPAATQSELFDAELDECIRLQVPNLVFFWDVVPGAVRRAKDAGCCVIHQVGSVEQAVLAEASGADVIVAQGVEAGGHVHGVVSSLVLVPEIVDAVSVPVVGSGGFASGRSLVAALALGAQGIHCGTAFLATVESFAHDIHKRRVLDANAGDTIHTDAFTINWPPHSPVRVLKSEATQGIESEPFGHGERIEPREQIAEEEGRPVYFRSTDSPLKSMTGELHKLAMYAGQVTGQVKDVATASDVVDRIVSEAVATIHQLSECK encoded by the coding sequence GTGGCGAAGTTCTCTGATCTCTTTACACCGCTCTGCGAACGGTTGGGGTGCCGTTTCCCGATTCTTCAAGCGGGGATGGGTGGCGTGGCGCGAGCCGAGTTGGCAGCAGCAGTTTCGCAGGCGGGTGCCTTTGGCTGCTTAGGGATGGTGCGAGAGTCACCCGAGAAGATTCGACAACAAGTTCACCAGGTTCGCTCCCTGACAGACCAGCCGTTTGCCGTGAATCTGATTCCGGCAGCAACCCAGAGTGAACTTTTCGATGCAGAACTCGACGAGTGCATACGGCTTCAAGTGCCAAATTTGGTGTTCTTTTGGGATGTGGTGCCCGGCGCGGTTCGACGAGCCAAGGATGCGGGATGCTGTGTCATCCATCAAGTCGGAAGCGTCGAGCAAGCGGTCCTTGCCGAAGCCAGTGGCGCGGACGTGATTGTCGCACAGGGAGTCGAAGCAGGCGGGCACGTGCATGGCGTCGTATCGTCTCTGGTGTTAGTGCCTGAGATAGTGGACGCTGTTTCAGTACCAGTGGTTGGTTCGGGAGGTTTTGCAAGTGGTCGTAGCTTGGTCGCCGCGCTTGCTTTAGGTGCACAAGGCATCCACTGTGGAACCGCCTTTCTTGCCACCGTGGAATCCTTTGCTCACGACATCCACAAGCGTAGAGTTTTGGACGCAAACGCCGGCGATACCATTCATACGGATGCATTCACCATTAACTGGCCGCCTCATTCACCCGTAAGGGTTTTGAAGAGCGAGGCGACGCAAGGAATTGAGTCTGAGCCCTTTGGGCATGGCGAAAGGATTGAGCCGCGTGAACAGATTGCGGAAGAGGAAGGTCGTCCCGTGTATTTCAGAAGCACCGACTCACCGCTAAAGTCCATGACCGGCGAACTCCACAAGTTGGCCATGTATGCCGGTCAGGTGACCGGACAGGTGAAAGACGTCGCGACCGCGAGTGACGTGGTGGATAGAATTGTCAGTGAAGCAGTCGCGACGATTCACCAGCTTTCCGAATGCAAATGA